AGCCAAACGTACATTTTAATTCCTTGGGTAACTCCGCCAGTACTATCAGGTTATCTAGCAACAGGTGGCGATATCCGCGCTTCGATTTTACAAATTGCGATTATTGCAGTAGGAACGTTGATTTACCTACCATTCGTACTTGTAGCCAATCGCGCTTATGTGCTGGAACAAAAAGCCGCGGGAAAATTAGAAACTGAAGCAGTAACGAATGGAGAAGCTTAAAATGAAACCGACAATGATGACCTATATCAATGAAGAAGAAGCAATGTGTAAAGCGATTTTAGCCAATTTTGAAGGAAATGCAAAAAAGCTAGAATCATTAGTAAGTAAGGGCGCAAAAGAATGGCTAATTTTGGCGACTGGCTCTAGTATAAATGCAGCTCAAAGCGCCAAATATTATATTGAAAATTTAGCGGATGTACGAATAACCATTCAAGAACCGTTCAATCATTTATACTATGAAAAATTACCGATGCAGCTCGATTTAGTGCTTGGAATTTCTCAAAGTGGTCAAAGCACCTCAACGATTTCGGCACTTGAAAGAGTGAAGAAAGAAGCTTTGGTTCCAGTTGTTGCATTAACGAGTGATGTAGCCAGTGAAATCGCTGAGTTTGCGGATATAACACTTGATATTGGCTCAGGAAAAGAACGTGTAGGTTACGTAACAAAAGGATTTACCGCAACAGTACTAACTTTGATGCTGACAGGTCTTTACTTTGCTTATAAAACGGGTGAAATTGATCAAGACCGTTTCACTCAAGAACTGAATACCTTTAGTCAAGCAATTAAGGCAATACCTGAAACAATTGCGCAAACAGAAAATTTTTTTGAAAAATGGCAAGCGGAATTCGCAGCTGCGCCAAAATTCACAGCAATTGGCTATGGACCAACTGTTGGGACATGCAAAGAGTTCGAAACAAAATTTTCCGAAACAGTTCGCGTCCCCTCACAAGGACTTGATTTAGAAGCGTTCATGCACGGTCCTTATTTAGAAGTAAATCCAGAACACCGGATCTTCTTCTTGGAGACCGAAAGTGTAGTGACCGAAAGACTTGTAGCATTACGAAATTATGAATCGAAATACACGCCTTATACGTATACGATTCAATTTGGAACAACAAAGAACGAGCGTACACTTGGCATTCCTGCTGAGTTAAATGAATATCAGGCGCCGTTTCTAATGGTTATTCCTTTCCAAATCTTAGCGCATCATATTGCGGAGTTAAAAGGGAATCGATTAACAGAGCGAATCTACACGGATTTTGGTGTAGCAATGAAAAGTAAAACTAAACCAGGTGATTACGCATAATAGTTGCATGCAGGCTGGAGGAGACCCTAAATATCGGGGTTTTCTCCAGTCTTTTTTTGCCCATGTCACATGTTACGCAGAATGTAACGAGTTACAGGGTGATTCCGCCTGTTCTTAAAACTTGAAAACGTATTCAAAAATAAGCTTGTTTGTACTATGATGAGCATGTGGCAAGGAATTACTCGAGTATGCCCCAGATAAATGTGTAGAAAATAAACTGTTGAGGTGACAAAAATGAATAAAAAAAGAGACTTTATCGATACGAAAGATTTTTCTAAAGAAGAAATACTATTTATGATAGAAATTGGTCGTAAAATGAAAGAATCGATTAAAAATGGTCATTATCCACAACTTTTAAAACATAAAACACTAGGGATGATTTTTGAACAATCATCAACTAGAACTCGTGTATCTTTTGAAACAGCGATGACACAACTTGGTGGACATGCTCAGTACTTAGCGCCAGGACAAATTCAACTTGGCGGACATGAATCAGTAGGAGATACTGCGAAAGTTCTTTCCAGATTGGTTGATATATTGATGGCACGAGTAGAACGGCATCAAACAGTAGAGGAACTTGCGAATACGGCTGCAATTCCAGTAATCAATGGGATGAGTGATTACAACCATCCAACACAAGAGCTAGGTGATGCGATTACCATGTTTGAACATCTTCCAGCAGGCAAAAAAATCGAGGACTGCAAAATCGTCTTTGTTGGGGATGCTACCCAAGTTTGCGCATCGACCATGTTTATGGCGACTAAATTAGGGATGGATTTTGTTCAGTTTGGCCCTAAAGGATTCCAATTAAGAGAAGAACATTTGAAAATCGCGGAAGAAAATTGCAAAGTATCTGGCGGAAGTTATTTAATTACAGAAGATGCGGATATTGCACTTAAAGATGCGGACTTTATTTATACAGATGTATGGTATGGCTTATATGAAGCAGAACTTTCTGAAGAAGAAAGATTGAAAACTTTCTATCCTAAATATCAAGTGAATAAAGAGCTAATTAGTAAAGCGGCCCCACATGTGAAATTTATGCACTGCTTGCCAGCTACTCGTGGTGAAGAAGTGACAGATGAAGTTCTGGATGCGCCTTATTCTGTTGTCATCGATGAAGCAGAAAATAGATTGACTGCGATGAGAGCATTACTTGTATACTTTATGAATCCATATGTGAAGGAAGCTGGTTTTGCGGTAGCAGAAAAATATGATGCAGAACTGGAACTATTACTTAGAAATGGCGCTGGCTTATAAGATACCAAAATAAGGAGGAGAAGAAAGTCTTAATAGCTTTCTTCCCCCCACTTAAAAAAAGGAGTGGGCATTTTGGAAAAAAAGAAATTCAGGTTATTTGATGCAGTTCTTATGGCTGTCTGCGTTGTCTTAGTTGTGGAATCAGCCGCACCGGCAGCGGCGATCGGGTCATCTCAGTTTTTCTGGTGGATTGCACTCTTAATATTATTTTTCTTACCATATGGGCTTGTCTCAGCAGAACTTGGGACAACCTATGATGATGAGGGCGGGATTTATGATTGGGTGAAACGAGCATTTGGACGAAAATGGGGTGCTCGGGTTGCTTGGCTTTACTGGATTAATTACCCCATTTGGATGGCAAGTTTAGCGGTGTTATTTGTGGAAGTAATTACTCAAATCTTTCCAATCTCATTTGGGACGCCGGTTTCGATATTGATTCAACTCGTTTTTGTTTGGATTGTTGTTATTATTAGTTGCTATCCAGTGAGTGATAGTAAATGGATACTTAATATTGCAGCGTTTTGTAAAGTAGCGATCATGCTATCTCTTGGTGTGCTTGGAATTTATTTTGCGGTTACAAAAGGGCTTGCAAATGACTTTTCTGGAAAAGCATTGCTCCCTACTTTTGATTTAGAAAGTTTATCTTTTATTTCCGTTATTTTATTTAACTTCTTAGGTTTTGAAGTTGTTACAACGCTTGCAAGTGATATGGAAAATCCGAAAAAACAAATTCCGCAAGCGATTATTTACGGCGGGATTTTGATAGCTTTCTTCTATTTACTAGCAGCATTCGGAATGGGGGCAGCAATTCCGACTTCTGAACTTTCCACATCAGGTGGCTTAATTGATAGCTTCATTATGCTGATTGGTGGAGTTAACCCGTTTGTTATTATTATTGGGATTATGTTTATGTATACACTGGTTGCAAACTTAGTATCATGGGCACTCGGCGTGAACTATGTGGCTATGTATGCATCGAAAAATAAAGATTTACCAGCTGTTTTTGGAAAAACAAATCCGAAAAATGATATGCCAACGGGGACTAGTATTTTAAACGGTGTTGTTGCTTCTGTGTTAATTGTTGCGGCACCATTTATTCCAAACGAAAATATCTTCTGGGCATTCTTCGCATTGAATGTTGTTGCTTTACTAGGTTCATACATCTTGATGTTCCCAGCATTCTTGAAACTACGTAAAATTGATCCAAATCGCGAACGTCCATTTAAAGTTCCTGGTGGAAAAATTTTACTTTACTTAATGACATTTGTACCAATGATTTTACTTATTATTACGTTAATTTTCTCGGCGGTTCCTTTAAACGGGTCTAGTGCAGAATTAAATGAAAAGATACCAATCTTGATAGGAACAGTTGTAGCAGTTATTGTAGGTGAAGTTTGTATTTGGCAGGCGGGCAAGAGAATCGATAAAGGAGAGATAAAAAATGAGAACGATTGATAGTTCATCCAAAAAAGATGGTTTCAGAATGCCAGGTGAATTTGAAAAGCATACGGGTTGCTATATTATTTGGCCGGAACGACCTGACAATTGGCGTTTAGGTGCCAAACCAGCCCAAAAAGCATTTGTGGATGTAGCAACAGCCATTTCAAAATTCGAGCCTGTCACAGTAGTTGCAAGTTCTAGCCAATATGTAAATGCTAGATATATGATTCCTGATGAAATCCGTGTAGTAGAGATGGATAATGATGATGCTTGGGTACGCGACTGTGGTCCAACATTTGTTATTAATGATTCTGGAGATGTTCGTGGTGTGGACTGGTCTTTTAATTCATGGGGCGGTTTAGTGGATGGTTTATACTTTCCGTGGGATAAAGACGACCAAGTGGCTCAAAAAATATGTGAACTTGAACGAAAAGATCGTTATCGTTTAGCGGACTTTGTACTCGAAGGCGGTTCGATTCATGTGGACGGAGAAGGGACGCTAGTTACAACCGAAGAATGCTTATTATCAGAAGGTCGTAATCCTCAACTATCGAAAAAACAAATTGAAATGGTACTAAAAGAATATTTAAACTTAGAAAAAATTATTTGGCTAAAAAGAGGTATTTATTTAGATGAAACAAATGGACATGTAGATAATATTTTTAATTATGTTCGTCCAGGTGTTGTTGCGCTTGCGTGGACAGATGATGAATCGGATCCACAATATGAAATTTCCAAAGAGTGTTTTGATATTTTATCCAATGAAACGGATGCAAAAGGACGCAAACTAGAAGTCCATAAAATTCATGTGCCAAAACCAATTTTAATTACGGATGAAGAAAGCAAGGGTGTGGATGCGGTAGAAGGAACATTACCGCGTGAAGAAGGCGATCGTTTGGCTGCTAGTTATATTAACTACTATACTGCAAATGGTGGCGTAATTTTCCCATTATTTGATGATCCAAATGACGAATTAGCACGTGAAAAACTGCAACAGCTTTATCCAGACCGTGAAGTTGTTGGTGTTAAGGCGAGAGAAATTTTACTTGGCGGCGGAAATATTCATTGCATTACGCAACAAGTGCCAAGAGGATAAGGAGAGAGCCATAATGAAGCGAAAAATAGTCGTGGCACTTGGCGGAAATGCAATTTTGTCAAGTGATGCCAGCTCAAAAGCACAACAAAAAGCCTTGGAAGAAACGGCGGAATATTTAGTTCAATTTATTGAAAACGGGGATGACTTAATTATTTCGCATGGGAATGGTCCTCAGGTGGGGAATTTGATGTTGCAACAACACGCGGGTGCATCAGAAAAAAATCCGGCAATGCCACTCGATACTTGTGTAGCAATGACTCAAGGGAGTATCGGATACTGGATGCAAAACGCACTTGATAAAGCTTTCTTAAAACATGGTATTGATAAAGTGGCGGTTTCTTTAATTACACAAGTTGTTGTTGATAAGAATGATGCTGCTTTTGAAAACCCAACTAAACCAATTGGGCCATTTTTAAGCAAAGCAGAGGCTGAGAAAGAAATGGCGGAAACAGGTGCCATTTTTCTGGAAGATGCTGGTCGTGGTTACCGTAAAGTTGTACCTTCGCCGCGTCCGCTTAGTATTAAAGAGTATAAAGTTATTAAGCAACTCGTAGATAGTGGAGTCGTAACAATCTCTGCAGGTGGCGGTGGCGTTTCGGTGGTAGAAGAGGGACTGGATTTAACAGGGGTTGAAACGGTTATTGATAAAGATTTTGCATCTGAAAAATTGGCTGAGTTAATTGGTGCGGATTTATTGGTCATTTTAACTGGTGTAGAGAATGTTTATATCAATTACAATCAGCCGACTCAGAAAAAACTCGAAAAAGTAACGGTTTCAGAATTAGAAAAATATATAGACGAAAAACAATTTGCCGCGGGAAGTATGTTGCCGAAAATCGAGGCAGCTACAGCGTTTGTTAAAGAAAGGCCAGATGCTAAAGCTATCATTACTTCGCTTGAAAATATTGGCGCAATGCTCGAACGTGAGGCGGGAACAGTAATTGTTGCAGGGTGAGTAAAATAGAGACGAAAATCCGGGTAATTTTTACTCGGTTTTTGTCTTGTAAAGCATTATTTCATGTATAATATGGTTAGGATGTTTTAGGAGGAGAATAAGGATGGGACAACGGAATGGGTTGCCAATAGAGGATGGTTTTAGAATGCCAGGAGAATACGAACCTCATGTTGGATGTTTCATGATTTGGCCAGAACGACCTGATAATTGGCGACTTGGGGGGAAACCAGCGCAACAAAACTATAAAGATGTGGCAATCGCAATTTCGGAATATGAGCCAGTCACAATGTTTGTATCAGGTAATCAATACAAGAATGCCCGCAACGAGCTGCCAGACGCTATTCGAGTCATTGAAATGAGCAATGACGATGCCTGGATACGCGATTATGGTCCGAGTTTTTTAATTAATGATAAAGGCGCTATGCGAGGTGTAAACTGGGGATTTAACGCGTGGGGAGGCCTTCTTGATGGGCTCTATTTCCCGTGGGATAAAGACGATCAAATGGCGAAAAAAATATGTGATTTAGAACAAATTGATTATTATTCACCAGAAAACTTTATTTTAGAAGGTTGTTCTATTCATGTAGACGGCGAGGGAACACTTGTAACAACGGAGGAATGTCTTTTATCAGAAGGGCGAAATCCGAAATTAACCAAAGCTGAAATTGAAGGAACGTTGAAAAAATATTTTAATGTAGAAAAGATTATTTGGTTAAAACATGGCTTTTACTTAGATGAAACGAATGGACATGTCGATAATATTTTTAATTTTGTTGCACCTGGGGAGGTTGTGCTATCATGGACTGACAACAAAAGTGATCCACAATACATAATTTCACGAGAATGCTATGAAATCTTGGCTAATGAAACAGATGCTAAAGGAAGGAAATTCAAAATTCATCAATTGCATTGTCCAGATCCAGTATTAATTACCCAAGTGGAAAGCGAAGGGGTAGAAGCGATTAATGGAACATTTCCAAGGCAAGCAGGGGACAGGCTAGCCGCTAGTTATGTGAATTATTACACAGCGAATGGGGCAATCATCTTCCCGCTTTTTGATGACCCGAAAGATAAAGATGCTTCAGAATTACTTGGAAAACTATACCCAGACAGAGAAATTATTGGGATTAAGGCACGTGAGATTTTGTTAGGCGGCGGAAATATTCACTGTATCACACAACATATCCCTGATAAAACCGCGGTGCGTGGATAAAAAGGAGACCTGAAAGTATGGACTTTTTCGAAATTTCCAGCAAGACTGTAGCTTCTCTTACTCGAAATGAACGAATTTTGTTTGATTACGTAGTGAAAAATATGAATCTAATTAAAAATCAAAGTATTCGTGAGGTTTCTGCGGAATGCTTTGTTTCAACTACCACTTTTTTACGCTTTGTACGAAAATTAGGTTTTACTGGATACAGCGAGTTTACAACGGTTCTCAAATTCACTTTACTAGGAAATACCGAATTAAAACCATCTCCGTTTGTTGTGGAACAGTCCGATTACCGGGAAGAATATTTGAAAAACATTATTGAATCGGTCCGGGTTTTAGAACCAAGTAAAATCAAACAAATCACGAAAAAATTAGCAAATAAGCCAAGAATTTATATTTTTGCTAAAGGATTAAGCAAACATGCAGCAAAATATATCAAATATCTTTATACGATGAGCGGTTTTTTAGTGGAATTTCCAGAAGACTATCAGTACCGGCAAGCTGTTCTTCCCCATATTGGTAGCGATGATTTAGTTTTTATCCTTACATACGGCGGACACGATATTGAATTAATACAAACCGCCCAAAAATTAAAAAATCGTAGCTTGACACCAATGTTAATTTCTATTACAGGTGCAGATAATAATATTATTCAAAATATGAGTGACATTAATCTATATATTTTCACCGATGAAATTGAAATGAACAACTTGGACATTACTTCGCGAATTTCAACTATTGCTATCATGGAACTCATTTTGTATCAATTTATGGAAGATGAAACTAGTACCAAATAAATTTTGAAAGTGGCGAAATACGTCACAAGTCTGATACAAGCATAGTTAACTTGTGGTAAAATGAACTTTGACTTTTAAAAAAAGAAGAGGAAGTGAGTGCCTGGTGGATTTTATTACCTATATCATTGATTTTATTTTGCACATTGACCAACATTTAGTGGAGATTATAAATAATTTTGGAATTTGGACTTACATCATTTTATTTTTGATTGTATTTATAGAAACTGGATTAGTTGTATTTCCGTTTTTACCAGGGGATTCATTACTTTTCGCTGCAGGAGCTCTATCGGTTTTGGATGGTTCAATTTTACATATTGTTCCACTAATAATAACACTTTGGTTAGCTGCGGTTCTTGGAGACACAGTAAACTATCACATAGGTAAGAAAATCGGAACATCAATACCGGAAGATAGTTGGTTTGGAAAATTAATTAATAAAGAAAAAATGGAAAAAGCAGAGGCGTTCTTCAATAAACATGGCGGTAAAACCATTTTTATTGCTAGATTCATGCCGTTTATTCGTACTTTTGCACCATTTGTTGCGGGAGCAAGTCGGATGAATTATCGTTATTTCTTAAATTATAATATTTTAGGAGCAACTGTATGGGTGCTGCTTTGTACATTAGCTGGCTACTTCTTTGGGAATTTCCCGATTGTTAAAGATAATTTTTCGTTAGTAGTTATCGGAATTATCGTTGTATCAGTTATTCCTATGGTTGTATCATTCATTAAAAGTAAAATGGACAAGAAAAGTGCGGAGTAAATTCCGTGCTTTTTTATTTCCCGGGAAATGCACCGAGTAAATAATTCATTTTTGGGGTAAGTGGATAGGAAGAGGTGATGGAAGTGGAAAATATATTAAACATTACATCCGAAATTGGCCAGCTTAAGACAGTTCTCGTAAAAAGGCCAGGATCTGAGCTGGAAAATATCACACCAGAATACTTGCAATCTTTATTGTTTGACGATATTCCTTATCTGAAAATGATGCAAAAAGAGCATGATTATTTTGTGAAAACAATGCAAGACTCACAAATCGAAGTTCTATATTTAGAAAAGCTAGCGGCTGAAGCGTTACGAGAATCTGGAAACAAAGAAGCATTTCTTACAAAAATGATTCGAGAGTCCAATCAAATGGATGCAAGTGCACTTTATGTTAGAGATTATTTAATGTCTTTTGACGAAGATGAGATGATTAATAAACTAATGTCAGGTCTGAAAAAATCAGAAATTCCTGAACAGAAAAAGAAACATCTAAATGAAATGATGGAAAAACAATATCCATTTTTTTTAGATCCGCTTCCGAATTTATATTTCACGAGAGATCCTGCCGCAGTGATAGGAAACGGGGTGACTATCAATAAAATGTTCCAGCCAGCTAGACGAAGAGAATCGATGTTTATGGAACTGATTTTGCAGCATCATCCGAGATTTAACAAACAAGAAATTCCGATTTGGATCAATCGAGAGGCCCAGTTTTCGATGGAGGGCGGGGATGAATTGATCCTTAATGAGGAAACAATTCTCATCGGAGTATCCGAACGGACTGATGCACGTGCAGTGGAGCAACTTGCAGAAAATTTGTTCAGTCGAGGAGCAGAAATCAAGCGTGTGCTAGCTGTTGAAATCCCCGAAACAAGATCATTTATGCATTTGGATACGGTTTTTACAATGGTGAATTTTGACCAATTTACCATCCACCCAGCCATTCAAAATAAGCAAGGTGAACTCAATGTCTATATTTTGGAAAAAAGCGATAATAATCTGGAAATCACACTGCGTAAAGACTTTCAACATGTTATTGCTGAAGTGCTACAAGTACCAGAAGTTGATTTTATTCCTTGTGGAGGTGAAGATGTTATCGTATCAGCAAGAGAACAATGGAATGATGGAGCTAATACTCTTGCAATTGCCCCGGGCGAAGTGGTTACATATGATAGAAATCAAGTATCGAATGATCTCTTAAGGAGCGCAGGAATTAACGTCCATGAAGTAATCAGCTCTGAACTTTCCAGAGGTCGTGGCGGTCCTAGATGTATGACAATGCCACTTGTTCGAGAAAATTTATAAGTGGACTCGAAAATATAGAAATACTAACCAAAATACGATTTTCGTAAAAACTATTGTCGCTCATTTTGAGGTATGGTATAGTGTTTTCAAACCAGAAAGTTTTGAGAAATATCTTGCTGGTTAGTGAGGGCTATGATATAATATTTTATTGTGAGTAATTATAAATTATTCCTTGCTCGCTCTTGATTTGAAGGCTTGCTAAAGGCAGTCAACATTTCAAGGATATGATGTGTTTTCACATCTTATCAGAGCCGCTTAAGACCACAAGGAGGTGTAGAGTAGATGGCTAGAAAGTACGAAATTATGTACATTATTCGCCCTAATATTGAAGAAGATGAGAAAAAAGCTGTTGTTGAACGCTTTGACGGAATCTTAACTGAAAATGGCGCGGAGATCATCGAATCAAAAGAATGGGGTAAACGTCGATTAGCATATGAAATCAATGACTATCGTGACGGTTTTTACCACATCGTGAAATTAAATGCAGACAAAGCAGATTCTATCAACGAATTTGACCGTTTAGCAAAAATTTCTGATGATATCGTTCGTCACATGGTAATTAAAGAAGAAGCTTAAGAACTTATTCAAGGTTTGAGACCTTGATTTACTAAACGAGAGGAGGTTGGTTTTGCATGATGAATCGTGTTGTACTCGTAGGACGCTTAACTAAAGATCCTGAATTACGTTATACTCCAGCTGGCGTGGCTGTTGCGACTTTTACACTTGCTGTAAATCGTACGTTCACTAACCAACAGGGGGAACGAGAAGCTGACTTTATTAATTGTGTTGTTTGGCGTAAACCAGCAGAGAACGTTGCTAATTTCCTAAAAAAGGGAAGCATGGCAGGTGTTGATGGCCGCGTTCAAACTCGTAATTACGAGGGAAACGACGGTAAACGTGTTTATGTGACAGAAATTGTGGCTGAGAGTGTTCAATTCCTTGAACCGCGTAATTCGAGTGGCGGTGGCGGAAATAACTATCAAGGTGGCAATACTAATAACAACAGTAATTATAATAACGGTGGAAATAATTTCGGACAAGCACCTACTAATAACGGTGGATTCGCACAGGACCAGCAACAATCTCAAAATCAAAATTATCAATCCACTAACAATGATCCTTTTGCAAGTGATGGTAAGCCAATCGACATTTCTGATGACGATTTGCCATTCTAATTCATTTTTAGCGGTTTGAACTTTAAGATAGGAGGAACTTTCAATGGCTGGAGGACGCAGAGGCGGACGCCGTCGGAAAAAAGTATGTTACTTTACTTCCAATGGTATTACGCATATCGACTATAAAGATGTAGAACTTCTTAAAAAATTCGTTTCCGAACGTGGTAAAATTTTACCTCGTCGTGTAACTGGAACAAGCGCTAAATATCAACGTAAACTTACTGTTGCTATTAAACGCTCACGCCAAATGGCTTTACTACCATTTGTTGCTGAAGAAAAATAAGTTGATTTTGACAGCCTAGAACATGTTTCTAGGCTGTTTTTCTGTAAAAGTAGACCTAAAGACAAATAAACTTAAGACCTAAGAATGACGTTTGTGACAAAAGTTCATGGTATTCTTTTTATAGAAGTAAAAAAAGATACAGGGGGAACAAATATGTATAAAAAATTAGCAGCAGTAGGGATGACGGTATTATTAGTAGGGGCTTTATCAGCATGTAGTTTTAATGACGATAAGGATACATCTTCAAATAATGGCGGCGAAAAAACTAGTAAGAGTAGCAGTAACAGCAGTAGTTCAGCAGATAGCTTACAAAAGAAAAGCTTTGATATGAGCTATGAAGATGCAATAAACGCATTTAAAGAGAAACATAATGATGCAGAAATTTCTAGTGTGGAATTAGAGAAAAACCTAGGAAAATATGTATATACAGTGGATGGGATTTCAAACGATAATGAATACGAAATGAAATTCAATGCTGAAACAAAGGAACAGATGAGTGATGAAACAGATCGTCTTGATGCAGAAGATGCTGGTGGAGTTGAGAAAGCAAATGAAAAAATTGATTTAGATGGTATTAAAACGCCACAAGACGCAATGGACAAAGCAGTTAGCGAACAAGCTGGCGATGTAACAAGTTGGACTATTGAAAGAGAATTAGATACAACTTATTATGAAGTAACAGTGAAACAAGATAACAATAAATACGAAATCAAATTAAACGCAAAAACATTAGAAGTTCTTCAAACAGAACAAGACGACTAAAATATATGGAACAGCCTGTGATGATTTTTTTCGCAGGCTGTTTTTTCATGGAAAAACAGCTAAAAGTTATATGTAAATATAGGGAATTCATACCTGCTATCATGTCTTTATACTCATTTGAAATTTCAGAATTGTATCCAAAAAAATGCTGATTTTGCTCTTTTTTAGTCGTTCATGACAAGAATCGGACATTTCATTACATTTTTGGTTATTATAGGTAAATTCGTTGTAGACTATTAGTGGAGGTGAATTAGTTGAGTAATTTTACTGCAAAAGTCCCTTTGTCAGAACGGATGGCAGATGTTTTGATTTCAAAAGATCGCTGGAAAGATGATGAAGAAGGTTATTTAAAAGTAAAATATGGGCTGGAAATAATAATAATTAATGTCATGAAGTTTGCAATCGTATACGGTTTGGCTCTAGTAACAGGGGTTTTACTGCAAACAATGACAGTGCATCTGTCATATTTATGGCTTAGAAGGTATTCATTTGGACTGCACGCAACAAAAACATTGAATTGTACATTAATGAGCTTAGCAATGTTTGTGCTTACACCATTAGTCTTTCAAAACGTACTTTCTAATAATTGGATTGTTTTAGGCGCATTCGGTTTTATACTACTCAACATGTACTTTTTCGCTCCAGCAGATACAGAAAATCTGCCATTAATAGGTGAAGAACACCGGAAAAACTTAAAAAGAAAAGCGATGATAGGGACGCTGATTTTAACGGGAATAGCGTTACTTGTACCATTCGCAGAGATGAAAACATTAATCGTGATAGGCTCTTTGTTTCAGGTAATAAGTATTAATCCAATAACTTACAAATTATTAAGAAGGAGGTATCGGAACTATGAAAAATATGAATAAAACAGTTGGGAAATTCCTTTCTAAAAAGTTAGAAGAACAATCCATGAAAGTTGCGGATTCTTCTATGAGTAAAGCATGCTTCATGTTTGTATACGAACCAAAAAGTCCATTCGTAAAAATGCAAGAAAAAAACGAAAATAAATAAAATTAAAACTGTATAACATCAAAATCCATGCTAAAATAAAAAGAAGGCACATTACATATTTAAACATAAGATATTTTAGATAGTGGAGGACCAATATGTTTAGTATTTTGATGGCAATTATACAGATGACGGGTATTTTTATAGCTATACAGATTTTAAC
The nucleotide sequence above comes from Listeria ivanovii subsp. londoniensis. Encoded proteins:
- a CDS encoding MurR/RpiR family transcriptional regulator, encoding MDFFEISSKTVASLTRNERILFDYVVKNMNLIKNQSIREVSAECFVSTTTFLRFVRKLGFTGYSEFTTVLKFTLLGNTELKPSPFVVEQSDYREEYLKNIIESVRVLEPSKIKQITKKLANKPRIYIFAKGLSKHAAKYIKYLYTMSGFLVEFPEDYQYRQAVLPHIGSDDLVFILTYGGHDIELIQTAQKLKNRSLTPMLISITGADNNIIQNMSDINLYIFTDEIEMNNLDITSRISTIAIMELILYQFMEDETSTK
- a CDS encoding DedA family protein, with amino-acid sequence MDFITYIIDFILHIDQHLVEIINNFGIWTYIILFLIVFIETGLVVFPFLPGDSLLFAAGALSVLDGSILHIVPLIITLWLAAVLGDTVNYHIGKKIGTSIPEDSWFGKLINKEKMEKAEAFFNKHGGKTIFIARFMPFIRTFAPFVAGASRMNYRYFLNYNILGATVWVLLCTLAGYFFGNFPIVKDNFSLVVIGIIVVSVIPMVVSFIKSKMDKKSAE
- the arcA gene encoding arginine deiminase translates to MEVENILNITSEIGQLKTVLVKRPGSELENITPEYLQSLLFDDIPYLKMMQKEHDYFVKTMQDSQIEVLYLEKLAAEALRESGNKEAFLTKMIRESNQMDASALYVRDYLMSFDEDEMINKLMSGLKKSEIPEQKKKHLNEMMEKQYPFFLDPLPNLYFTRDPAAVIGNGVTINKMFQPARRRESMFMELILQHHPRFNKQEIPIWINREAQFSMEGGDELILNEETILIGVSERTDARAVEQLAENLFSRGAEIKRVLAVEIPETRSFMHLDTVFTMVNFDQFTIHPAIQNKQGELNVYILEKSDNNLEITLRKDFQHVIAEVLQVPEVDFIPCGGEDVIVSAREQWNDGANTLAIAPGEVVTYDRNQVSNDLLRSAGINVHEVISSELSRGRGGPRCMTMPLVRENL
- the rpsF gene encoding 30S ribosomal protein S6; translation: MARKYEIMYIIRPNIEEDEKKAVVERFDGILTENGAEIIESKEWGKRRLAYEINDYRDGFYHIVKLNADKADSINEFDRLAKISDDIVRHMVIKEEA
- the ssb gene encoding single-stranded DNA-binding protein, which encodes MMNRVVLVGRLTKDPELRYTPAGVAVATFTLAVNRTFTNQQGEREADFINCVVWRKPAENVANFLKKGSMAGVDGRVQTRNYEGNDGKRVYVTEIVAESVQFLEPRNSSGGGGNNYQGGNTNNNSNYNNGGNNFGQAPTNNGGFAQDQQQSQNQNYQSTNNDPFASDGKPIDISDDDLPF
- the rpsR gene encoding 30S ribosomal protein S18; the encoded protein is MAGGRRGGRRRKKVCYFTSNGITHIDYKDVELLKKFVSERGKILPRRVTGTSAKYQRKLTVAIKRSRQMALLPFVAEEK
- a CDS encoding PepSY domain-containing protein, whose translation is MYKKLAAVGMTVLLVGALSACSFNDDKDTSSNNGGEKTSKSSSNSSSSADSLQKKSFDMSYEDAINAFKEKHNDAEISSVELEKNLGKYVYTVDGISNDNEYEMKFNAETKEQMSDETDRLDAEDAGGVEKANEKIDLDGIKTPQDAMDKAVSEQAGDVTSWTIERELDTTYYEVTVKQDNNKYEIKLNAKTLEVLQTEQDD
- a CDS encoding accessory gene regulator ArgB-like protein translates to MSNFTAKVPLSERMADVLISKDRWKDDEEGYLKVKYGLEIIIINVMKFAIVYGLALVTGVLLQTMTVHLSYLWLRRYSFGLHATKTLNCTLMSLAMFVLTPLVFQNVLSNNWIVLGAFGFILLNMYFFAPADTENLPLIGEEHRKNLKRKAMIGTLILTGIALLVPFAEMKTLIVIGSLFQVISINPITYKLLRRRYRNYEKYE
- a CDS encoding cyclic lactone autoinducer peptide, with the translated sequence MKNMNKTVGKFLSKKLEEQSMKVADSSMSKACFMFVYEPKSPFVKMQEKNENK